The following coding sequences lie in one Fimbriiglobus ruber genomic window:
- a CDS encoding redoxin domain-containing protein, which yields MNKLSGVLFCILLLGNGASAVEEPGDLSKPQPAPELVKVSDWINTKPVRLADLKGRVVVVHFWTRGCINCAHNYPHYRKWTTAYKDKNVTILGIHTPEFEGEKSADAIRKAMKEHHLTFPVAVDNEGANWSAWRNRYWPCVYVVDKKGIVKYRWEGELGEKGEAWVRERIDTLLADEKKD from the coding sequence ATGAACAAGTTATCAGGAGTGCTGTTTTGCATTCTCCTCCTCGGAAATGGAGCATCAGCTGTCGAAGAACCGGGCGACCTGTCAAAACCGCAGCCCGCGCCCGAACTGGTGAAGGTCAGTGACTGGATCAACACGAAGCCGGTTCGGCTCGCGGACCTCAAGGGCCGAGTCGTTGTGGTCCACTTTTGGACGCGGGGATGCATCAACTGTGCTCACAATTACCCGCATTACCGCAAATGGACGACCGCTTACAAAGATAAGAACGTGACGATTCTGGGAATTCATACCCCCGAATTTGAAGGTGAAAAGAGTGCGGACGCGATACGAAAAGCGATGAAGGAGCATCATCTCACCTTTCCGGTCGCCGTCGATAATGAAGGCGCGAACTGGTCGGCCTGGCGCAACCGCTACTGGCCGTGCGTTTACGTTGTGGACAAAAAAGGGATCGTGAAGTACCGCTGGGAAGGAGAACTCGGCGAAAAAGGCGAAGCCTGGGTTCGCGAACGAATCGACACCCTTCTGGCTGACGAGAAGAAGGACTGA
- a CDS encoding DUF3455 domain-containing protein, with the protein MIRILAHVLLFAVSLQAPISAAEPDAPKELAVPVGHTLVATVKAKGVQVYKAVEGKTGKWEWILDGPLADLSDEQGKRVGRHYDGPAWEAADGSKVVRDTAEAVKQSPAPDPKADIPWLLVRVKAADDTPGAFAGVVYIQRLNTAGGKAPADAPKRAGTKIGVPYTAVYQLWAKAG; encoded by the coding sequence ATGATTCGCATTCTTGCACACGTTTTGTTATTCGCGGTCAGTTTGCAGGCACCAATCTCGGCCGCCGAGCCGGATGCTCCCAAAGAGTTGGCCGTCCCCGTCGGACACACGTTGGTGGCGACGGTGAAAGCCAAGGGTGTCCAGGTCTACAAGGCCGTCGAAGGGAAGACCGGGAAATGGGAGTGGATTCTCGACGGGCCGCTTGCCGACCTGTCGGACGAACAAGGCAAGCGTGTGGGTCGCCACTATGACGGCCCGGCCTGGGAAGCCGCCGACGGAAGCAAGGTCGTTCGTGACACGGCGGAAGCAGTGAAGCAGAGTCCGGCACCCGATCCAAAAGCCGATATCCCTTGGCTATTGGTCCGAGTGAAAGCAGCGGACGACACGCCTGGGGCTTTCGCTGGGGTGGTGTACATTCAACGGCTGAACACGGCCGGCGGGAAAGCACCGGCCGACGCCCCGAAGCGTGCCGGAACCAAAATCGGTGTGCCCTACACGGCCGTGTACCAGTTGTGGGCCAAGGCCGGGTGA
- a CDS encoding deoxyribodipyrimidine photolyase, whose translation MPSINEARVRAANDRPVNEAGDYVLYWCQMFRRLHANHALDHALHWSRRLKKPLVVYEGLKLNYPWACARFHQFMLEGMRDNAAAAQHLGVAYWPFVETPGDTGRGLVRKLCEKACLLVTDDYPQFIVPAQIRAVAAAVAIAVHAIDGNGTVPLSKLGPPTAAAAHLRPKLHKLFPEAWSHKAAVELDVPKVAKSKLDSPFASWEAPKDIAMFVKKLPIDHTVPAVPDVEGGSRAAAGAVKAFVDDKLSRYADGRNQPDDPAENAASGLSFYLRHGHVGIEEVCAAVLEATGKWTAAEINPATRNKDDFFCRDANVNSFLDEAITWRDVGYQWNFARNVALSTQKPSHSHKSWQADRDKHPLFNFQHYDFSPQSSSGTLDAVLPEWAKASLAKHARDRRPFLYTLEQFESADTHDDLWNAAQRELVATGRIHNYLRMLWGKKVLEWSETPEEAYRVLEHLNNKYALDGRDPNSYTGILWCFGLFDRPWPPERNVFGSVRYMTSESTAKKFKLQGYYDYTSRLSTVADVRAGKIAAPRPAGLF comes from the coding sequence ATGCCCTCAATCAACGAAGCCCGCGTCCGGGCGGCCAACGACCGACCCGTCAACGAGGCCGGCGACTACGTGCTTTACTGGTGCCAGATGTTCCGCCGGTTGCACGCGAATCACGCCCTCGACCACGCGCTCCACTGGTCCCGGCGGCTCAAGAAGCCACTCGTCGTTTACGAAGGTCTCAAGCTGAATTACCCGTGGGCCTGCGCCCGGTTTCACCAGTTCATGCTGGAAGGGATGCGCGACAACGCGGCCGCCGCGCAGCACCTCGGCGTTGCATATTGGCCGTTCGTCGAGACGCCCGGCGACACGGGCCGAGGGCTCGTGCGCAAACTCTGCGAGAAAGCCTGTCTCCTCGTCACCGACGACTACCCACAGTTCATCGTCCCGGCCCAGATTCGGGCCGTTGCCGCGGCGGTGGCGATCGCCGTTCACGCGATCGACGGCAACGGTACGGTGCCGCTCTCGAAGCTCGGACCGCCCACCGCAGCGGCGGCCCACCTGCGGCCGAAGTTGCACAAATTGTTCCCGGAAGCCTGGTCGCACAAGGCGGCCGTCGAACTGGATGTGCCCAAGGTCGCGAAGTCCAAACTGGACTCGCCGTTCGCTTCATGGGAAGCGCCGAAGGACATTGCGATGTTCGTCAAAAAACTCCCCATCGATCACACCGTTCCCGCCGTACCCGACGTCGAGGGCGGAAGCCGGGCGGCGGCCGGGGCCGTGAAAGCGTTCGTGGACGATAAATTGTCCCGGTACGCGGACGGCCGCAACCAACCGGACGACCCGGCGGAGAACGCCGCGAGCGGCTTGAGTTTTTACCTGCGCCACGGGCACGTCGGCATCGAGGAAGTATGTGCAGCCGTGTTGGAAGCCACCGGGAAATGGACCGCGGCCGAGATCAACCCGGCGACCCGCAACAAGGACGACTTCTTTTGCCGGGACGCCAACGTCAACAGCTTCCTGGACGAAGCCATCACGTGGCGGGACGTCGGTTACCAGTGGAATTTCGCGCGGAACGTGGCCCTTTCGACCCAGAAGCCGTCACACTCGCATAAAAGCTGGCAGGCGGACCGGGACAAACACCCGTTGTTCAACTTCCAGCACTACGATTTTTCGCCGCAATCTTCGTCCGGCACCCTCGACGCGGTGCTGCCGGAGTGGGCGAAGGCCAGCCTGGCGAAGCACGCCCGCGACCGGCGGCCGTTCCTGTACACGCTGGAACAGTTCGAGTCGGCCGATACGCACGACGACCTCTGGAACGCCGCCCAGCGCGAACTCGTCGCCACGGGGCGGATTCACAACTACCTGCGGATGCTTTGGGGGAAGAAAGTTCTCGAATGGTCCGAGACGCCGGAAGAGGCCTACCGCGTCCTCGAACACCTCAACAACAAGTACGCCCTCGACGGCCGCGACCCGAATTCTTACACGGGCATCCTCTGGTGCTTCGGCCTCTTCGATCGCCCCTGGCCGCCCGAGCGAAACGTCTTCGGATCGGTCCGGTACATGACCTCGGAAAGCACCGCGAAGAAATTCAAGTTGCAGGGGTATTACGATTACACGTCGCGGCTATCGACGGTGGCCGACGTGCGCGCGGGCAAAATCGCGGCACCCCGACCCGCCGGTTTATTCTGA
- the amt gene encoding ammonium transporter: protein MIPFVAACAMLLCGPVVSQEENPTPKTTKKKVAQVEDTDKEKEKEKAPDLKKTLAEFKKELAATKTELEETKKSAAESEKALAELKKEALSAATKAEAAGKTGDEVKKTVDALQVSMKGIGDFAETKKTVDETKKTLDEVKSTANDGKSFGDDAKKKGDTSWMLTSSAFVMFMVPGLALFYGGMVRRKNVLATMMQSMAALAVVGVFWIVFGYGLAFGPSQIKINFLGVEDGGVIGWSWDLFCLKGVAADQFLPGYNIPVYVHVMFQGMFAIITPALISGAIAERIRFWPFCIFMILWVSFVYCPLAHMVWAFDWFDPSVLVAKRGSNAIGFLGKLGALDFAGGTVVHIAAGMAGFAACLVLRRRDGYPKTAIHPNSMVLTLLGAGLLWFGWFGFNGGSATASTYQAASAFTATQAAAAAAGLGWMLIEWLHKGKPTALGLASGIVAGLVAVTPASGYVYVWGGIVIGLAAALICYIAVWLKGLFKYDDSLDAFGVHGIGGFVGAVLTGLFCSTAINPGGASSGGDGPFAWKWSRARVEEIKKELPEADKKAAEEAKKLDEPKKKVEEAEKKVADAEAEVKKITDAKGDAAEATKKLDEAKKALDDEKKPLADVQAVVDDAAATAKSLKDESDKLQAIIDKQDDKEHDGKDKKGPYSQFFIQVKAASISVGFAFVVSAILVLLTHVITLGNFSTSKKDETEGLDHSEHGEVGFDFGFATETIRAGTSEPRAATSPKGNGRFEVSVDGVTHAELKTVWNALCQPSDHPADPNFLAVYPHVTTLSGTKFRLRGGDHAALIAKLETLLKKRLPGKAIKVTPA, encoded by the coding sequence ATGATTCCATTTGTAGCCGCCTGTGCCATGCTATTGTGCGGGCCGGTGGTTTCCCAAGAAGAGAACCCAACCCCGAAGACCACCAAGAAAAAAGTGGCACAGGTTGAGGACACAGACAAGGAGAAAGAAAAAGAAAAGGCGCCCGACCTCAAGAAAACGCTCGCCGAGTTCAAGAAAGAACTCGCCGCGACCAAGACGGAACTGGAAGAGACGAAGAAGTCAGCAGCGGAATCCGAAAAGGCATTGGCGGAGTTGAAGAAAGAGGCTCTGTCGGCGGCGACCAAAGCCGAGGCCGCCGGCAAAACCGGTGACGAAGTCAAGAAGACCGTCGATGCTCTGCAAGTATCCATGAAAGGGATCGGCGACTTCGCCGAGACCAAGAAGACGGTCGATGAAACGAAAAAGACCCTCGACGAGGTGAAGTCGACTGCCAACGATGGTAAGAGTTTCGGCGACGACGCTAAGAAAAAAGGTGACACGTCCTGGATGTTGACCTCCAGCGCGTTTGTCATGTTCATGGTTCCCGGTCTGGCTCTGTTTTACGGCGGTATGGTCCGCCGCAAAAACGTGCTAGCAACCATGATGCAGAGCATGGCCGCCTTGGCAGTCGTCGGCGTGTTCTGGATCGTCTTCGGCTACGGGTTGGCGTTCGGGCCGTCTCAGATCAAGATTAATTTCCTCGGGGTCGAAGACGGCGGGGTGATCGGTTGGAGTTGGGATCTGTTCTGTTTGAAAGGCGTCGCGGCCGACCAATTTTTACCCGGCTACAACATCCCGGTCTACGTTCACGTGATGTTCCAGGGGATGTTCGCGATCATCACCCCGGCACTCATCAGCGGGGCGATCGCCGAGCGAATTCGTTTCTGGCCGTTCTGTATCTTCATGATCCTTTGGGTGAGTTTCGTCTACTGTCCGCTCGCCCATATGGTCTGGGCGTTCGACTGGTTCGATCCTTCCGTACTCGTGGCCAAGCGCGGCAGCAATGCGATCGGCTTCCTCGGCAAGCTGGGCGCTCTCGACTTCGCGGGTGGGACCGTCGTTCACATCGCGGCCGGCATGGCCGGGTTTGCCGCGTGTCTCGTGTTGCGCCGCCGGGACGGCTACCCGAAGACCGCAATCCACCCGAATAGCATGGTCCTGACCCTCCTCGGAGCCGGGTTGTTGTGGTTCGGTTGGTTCGGCTTCAACGGCGGCAGTGCAACGGCGAGCACGTATCAAGCGGCGTCCGCTTTCACCGCCACGCAAGCCGCAGCGGCTGCTGCCGGCCTCGGGTGGATGCTGATCGAGTGGCTGCACAAGGGTAAGCCGACAGCCCTCGGCCTCGCTTCCGGGATCGTTGCTGGACTCGTAGCGGTGACGCCTGCATCCGGATACGTTTACGTCTGGGGCGGCATTGTCATCGGTCTGGCGGCAGCCCTGATCTGCTACATTGCCGTGTGGCTGAAGGGGTTGTTCAAGTATGACGACTCTCTCGACGCCTTCGGGGTTCACGGGATCGGTGGGTTTGTGGGTGCCGTGTTGACCGGGTTGTTCTGTTCAACGGCAATCAATCCCGGCGGGGCGAGTAGTGGCGGCGACGGACCGTTCGCGTGGAAGTGGAGTCGCGCCCGAGTCGAAGAGATCAAGAAGGAACTTCCCGAAGCTGATAAGAAGGCCGCCGAAGAGGCCAAGAAGCTCGACGAACCGAAGAAGAAAGTCGAAGAGGCCGAGAAGAAAGTTGCGGACGCCGAAGCGGAAGTCAAGAAGATCACCGACGCCAAGGGTGATGCGGCCGAGGCCACCAAGAAATTGGACGAAGCCAAGAAGGCCCTGGACGACGAGAAAAAACCCTTGGCCGACGTCCAGGCGGTCGTCGACGATGCGGCCGCGACCGCGAAGAGTTTGAAGGACGAATCAGACAAGCTCCAGGCCATCATCGACAAGCAGGACGACAAGGAACACGACGGCAAGGACAAGAAGGGGCCGTACAGCCAGTTCTTTATTCAGGTGAAAGCCGCTTCGATCTCGGTCGGGTTCGCGTTCGTCGTCAGTGCGATCCTGGTCTTACTCACGCACGTGATTACGCTCGGGAACTTCTCGACGAGCAAGAAGGACGAGACCGAGGGGCTCGACCACTCCGAACACGGCGAAGTCGGCTTCGACTTCGGGTTCGCGACCGAAACGATTCGGGCGGGAACGTCCGAACCGCGGGCCGCGACCTCGCCGAAGGGCAACGGCCGGTTCGAGGTGTCGGTCGACGGGGTCACCCACGCGGAACTCAAGACCGTGTGGAACGCCCTCTGTCAGCCGAGCGACCACCCGGCCGACCCGAACTTCCTCGCCGTCTACCCGCACGTCACGACGCTGAGCGGGACCAAGTTCCGGCTCCGCGGCGGCGACCACGCGGCCCTGATCGCGAAGCTGGAGACCTTGCTCAAGAAGCGGTTGCCCGGAAAGGCCATCAAGGTCACCCCGGCGTAA
- a CDS encoding ABC transporter permease has protein sequence MPILAIAHKDLRLLIRDPRSAVILLVMPLVLILILGVSLGGVFGKKPDDRIRVSVVVEDAGLPPDAKREFPPVPWSDIFLDDLTDTANIRVERIATREEAKRLVERGDRAAVVVLKPEFSDRLQRCSFVGEEFKKDPINPLFRDGVRTEAVGVEFLTNPTQPVGSSVIQQVVQVSLFRVVIPWMIGQAFDLIGTEKFLEKMEKYLPRLPGGFSMPASMKVVIGAAMKKGIENFFNNYKFTAKTWSSLTKSEAPEHKDENRASYSEQDQIFGLKRGTVRYQVLVPSYTVTFAFFLVLTVGWLFVAERRHGTLTRLRLAPLSRGQILLGKVIPCLVVSLFQGAFLLLCGKLVFGMSWGPEPWLLVPVVCGTSLAAVGLAVLVAGLAKTETQVAVYGTLLVLVLAGVSGSMMPREMMPEEMRQISLVTPHAWALDAYAQLLNPDGAAPNVSQVLLSCGVLAGFGGVFLLLAWFAMKLE, from the coding sequence ATGCCCATACTTGCCATCGCGCACAAAGACCTCCGACTCCTCATCCGCGACCCGCGGTCGGCGGTCATCCTGCTCGTGATGCCGCTCGTCCTGATCCTCATCCTGGGCGTGTCGCTCGGCGGCGTGTTCGGGAAAAAGCCGGACGACCGCATCCGCGTGTCGGTCGTGGTCGAGGACGCCGGGCTCCCGCCCGACGCCAAACGGGAATTTCCCCCCGTCCCGTGGTCCGACATCTTCCTCGATGACCTGACCGACACGGCCAACATCCGCGTCGAGCGGATCGCCACGCGCGAGGAGGCGAAACGACTGGTCGAACGCGGGGACCGGGCCGCAGTCGTCGTCCTCAAGCCGGAATTTAGCGACCGGTTGCAGCGGTGTTCGTTCGTCGGGGAGGAGTTCAAGAAAGACCCGATCAACCCCCTGTTTCGCGACGGCGTCCGGACCGAAGCCGTCGGCGTCGAATTCCTGACCAACCCGACCCAGCCGGTCGGCAGTTCGGTGATACAGCAGGTCGTGCAGGTGAGTCTGTTTCGGGTCGTCATCCCGTGGATGATCGGCCAGGCCTTCGACCTGATCGGGACCGAGAAGTTTTTGGAGAAGATGGAGAAATATCTGCCCCGGCTTCCGGGCGGGTTTTCCATGCCGGCCAGCATGAAGGTCGTGATCGGTGCGGCGATGAAGAAGGGTATCGAAAACTTTTTCAACAATTACAAGTTCACGGCAAAAACCTGGTCTTCTCTGACCAAGAGCGAGGCCCCGGAACACAAAGACGAAAACCGCGCCTCCTATTCTGAGCAGGATCAAATCTTTGGGTTGAAGCGCGGGACAGTACGGTATCAGGTTCTCGTGCCCTCGTACACGGTCACGTTCGCGTTCTTCCTCGTGCTGACCGTGGGCTGGTTGTTCGTGGCCGAACGCCGACACGGGACTTTAACGCGGCTCCGCCTGGCACCACTTTCGCGCGGGCAAATCCTGCTCGGGAAAGTGATCCCCTGCTTGGTCGTATCTCTGTTTCAGGGCGCTTTTCTGCTACTGTGCGGCAAGCTCGTATTCGGCATGAGTTGGGGGCCGGAACCGTGGCTGTTGGTGCCCGTGGTGTGTGGCACCTCGCTCGCGGCGGTCGGGTTAGCCGTGCTGGTCGCCGGGCTCGCGAAGACGGAAACGCAAGTCGCCGTCTACGGCACGCTACTCGTATTGGTGCTGGCTGGCGTGAGCGGGTCGATGATGCCGCGCGAGATGATGCCCGAAGAAATGCGACAGATCAGTCTCGTCACCCCGCACGCCTGGGCCCTCGACGCCTACGCCCAACTCCTCAA
- a CDS encoding ABC transporter ATP-binding protein, with protein sequence MTTPILDATDVHKSYGRSPALAGVSLAVSPGELFGLLGPNGAGKTTLLSILSGLTNADRGAVSLFGKTFDSSHRDLRRAVGLATQDLAIYPELTARENLTFFGKLYGMRGGDLAKRVDEMLAAVALTDRGNDRAGTFSGGMKRRLNLAVSVVHRPQLLLLDEPTTGVDPQSRNHIFEQVKALNAAGLTVIYTSHYMEEVQSLCPRIAILDAGRVMACDTRTNLLKSLDAIARVHLSAVPPGLVERIAVLPGVKHCTPTADGLELTATDVAPVLPKLIAICTELGAEPTALNIDQPNLERVFLHLTGRGLRD encoded by the coding sequence ATGACGACCCCGATTCTCGACGCGACGGACGTTCACAAGAGCTACGGCCGCTCGCCGGCACTCGCCGGCGTGTCGCTGGCCGTGAGCCCGGGCGAGTTATTCGGCCTGCTCGGGCCGAACGGCGCCGGCAAAACGACACTCCTCTCGATCCTCTCCGGGCTCACCAACGCGGACCGGGGCGCGGTCAGTTTGTTCGGGAAGACCTTCGACAGTTCTCACCGCGACCTCCGCCGGGCGGTCGGCCTCGCCACGCAGGATCTGGCGATTTATCCCGAACTGACCGCCCGGGAAAACCTGACCTTCTTCGGCAAGCTCTACGGCATGCGCGGCGGCGACCTCGCGAAGCGGGTCGACGAGATGCTGGCGGCCGTCGCCCTGACGGACCGCGGGAACGATCGGGCGGGTACCTTTTCCGGCGGCATGAAGCGGCGGTTGAACCTCGCCGTGTCGGTCGTCCACCGCCCGCAACTTTTGCTCCTCGACGAACCGACGACGGGCGTCGACCCGCAATCGCGCAACCACATCTTCGAGCAGGTGAAAGCCCTCAACGCGGCCGGGCTGACGGTGATTTACACCAGCCACTACATGGAAGAAGTGCAATCGCTCTGCCCGCGGATCGCGATCCTCGACGCCGGCCGGGTGATGGCCTGCGACACGCGGACGAACCTGCTCAAGAGCCTGGACGCGATCGCCCGCGTCCACCTGTCGGCCGTGCCGCCCGGCCTGGTCGAACGGATTGCGGTGCTGCCGGGGGTGAAGCACTGTACGCCGACGGCCGACGGACTGGAATTAACCGCGACCGACGTCGCCCCGGTGCTGCCGAAACTGATCGCCATTTGCACGGAGTTGGGTGCCGAGCCGACCGCGCTGAACATTGACCAGCCGAACCTGGAACGTGTTTTCCTGCACCTCACGGGTCGCGGATTACGGGACTGA
- the ahcY gene encoding adenosylhomocysteinase — MSAIAQKPATFSDYHVADISLAPWGRREIAIAETEMPGLMAIREEYAARQPLKGARVTGSLHMTIQTAVLIETLKALGAEVRWASCNIFSTQDHAAAAIAAVGVPVFAYKGESLVEYWEYTHKIFEWADGGFSNMILDDGGDATLLLHLGARAEADASVLDKPTSEEERVLYAAIKTRLATQPGWYAKRLAAVKGVTEETTTGVHRLYQMHKRNELKFPAINVNDSVTKSKFDNLYGCRESLVDGIKRATDVMIAGKIAVVAGYGDVGKGSSQALRALSAQVWVTEIDPICALQAAMEGYRVVTMDYAADKADIFVTTTGNFRVITHDHMAKMKNQAIVCNIGHFDNEIDVASLEKYKWEEIKPQVDHVIFPDGKRIILLAKGRLVNLGCGTGHPSYVMSSSFANQTLAQIELWRHNDKYPVGVYVLPKKLDEHVARLQLKKLSVELTELTPEQAAYIHVPKDGPYKAEHYRY, encoded by the coding sequence GTGTCTGCCATTGCGCAAAAGCCCGCCACTTTCAGCGACTACCACGTCGCCGACATCTCGCTCGCCCCCTGGGGCCGCCGCGAGATCGCCATCGCCGAGACCGAGATGCCGGGCCTGATGGCCATCCGCGAGGAGTACGCCGCGCGGCAGCCCCTCAAGGGGGCACGCGTCACCGGCTCGCTCCACATGACCATCCAGACGGCCGTCCTGATCGAGACGCTCAAGGCCCTGGGGGCCGAGGTCCGCTGGGCCTCGTGCAACATCTTCTCAACCCAGGACCACGCCGCCGCCGCCATCGCCGCCGTCGGTGTCCCCGTTTTCGCCTACAAGGGCGAGTCCCTCGTCGAGTACTGGGAGTACACCCACAAGATCTTCGAGTGGGCCGACGGCGGGTTCTCGAACATGATCCTCGACGACGGCGGGGACGCGACCCTGCTGCTCCACCTCGGCGCCCGCGCCGAGGCCGACGCCAGCGTCCTCGACAAGCCCACCAGTGAGGAAGAGCGCGTCCTCTACGCCGCCATCAAGACGCGGCTCGCGACCCAGCCCGGCTGGTACGCCAAGCGGCTCGCCGCCGTCAAGGGCGTCACCGAGGAGACCACCACCGGCGTCCACCGCCTGTACCAGATGCACAAGCGGAACGAGCTGAAGTTCCCCGCCATCAACGTCAACGACTCCGTCACCAAATCGAAGTTCGACAACCTGTACGGCTGCCGCGAGTCGCTGGTGGACGGCATCAAGCGGGCCACCGACGTGATGATCGCGGGCAAGATCGCCGTCGTCGCCGGCTATGGCGACGTGGGCAAGGGCTCGTCCCAGGCCCTTCGTGCCCTGTCCGCCCAGGTGTGGGTGACCGAGATCGACCCCATCTGCGCGCTCCAGGCCGCGATGGAAGGCTACCGCGTCGTGACGATGGATTACGCGGCCGACAAGGCCGACATCTTCGTGACGACGACCGGCAACTTCCGGGTCATCACCCACGACCACATGGCCAAGATGAAGAACCAGGCCATCGTCTGCAACATCGGCCACTTCGACAACGAGATCGACGTGGCGTCGCTCGAGAAGTACAAGTGGGAAGAGATCAAGCCGCAAGTCGACCACGTCATCTTCCCGGACGGCAAGCGGATCATTCTGCTCGCCAAGGGCCGGCTGGTCAACCTGGGGTGCGGCACCGGCCACCCCTCGTACGTGATGAGTTCGTCCTTCGCGAACCAGACCCTCGCGCAGATCGAACTCTGGCGGCACAACGATAAGTACCCCGTCGGCGTGTACGTCCTGCCCAAGAAGCTGGACGAACACGTCGCCCGCTTGCAGTTGAAGAAGCTGAGCGTCGAACTGACCGAGTTGACGCCCGAGCAAGCCGCCTACATCCACGTCCCCAAGGACGGCCCCTACAAGGCCGAGCATTACCGCTATTGA
- a CDS encoding P-II family nitrogen regulator has translation MKLIVAIIRPEKLEDVQQALAETDVYLMTVSDVRGCGRQRGYTEVYRGSEVQIRLLPKVKLEIAVNEAFVDATVEAIVHAARTGDTGNIGDGKIFVLGLDDAVRIRTGERGPDAIGP, from the coding sequence GTGAAACTGATTGTTGCGATCATCCGCCCGGAGAAATTGGAAGACGTGCAGCAGGCACTCGCCGAGACGGACGTGTACCTCATGACCGTGAGCGACGTCCGCGGGTGCGGCCGCCAGCGCGGGTACACGGAAGTGTACCGCGGGTCCGAGGTCCAGATCCGGTTGCTCCCGAAGGTGAAGCTGGAAATCGCGGTGAACGAGGCGTTCGTCGACGCGACCGTCGAGGCGATCGTCCACGCGGCCCGCACCGGCGACACCGGCAACATCGGCGACGGCAAGATCTTCGTCCTCGGCCTCGACGACGCCGTCCGCATCCGGACCGGCGAACGCGGCCCGGACGCGATCGGGCCGTAA
- a CDS encoding (2Fe-2S) ferredoxin domain-containing protein: MSKEMAKLTEVAGKLGIGSYQRHVFLCIGDQCCSSEVGSAAWEALKAELKERGLSPGTPDRSCYRTKVGCLRACQSGPLAVVYPEGTYYANLTADRVPEFVQKHLVDGTPIKEWIFARNPLSVEE, translated from the coding sequence GTGAGCAAGGAGATGGCAAAGCTGACCGAGGTCGCGGGCAAACTCGGGATCGGCAGTTACCAGCGGCACGTGTTCTTGTGCATCGGCGATCAGTGCTGCTCGTCCGAAGTCGGCTCAGCCGCGTGGGAAGCTTTGAAGGCGGAATTGAAGGAGCGCGGCCTGTCGCCGGGAACTCCCGATCGTTCCTGCTACCGCACCAAAGTCGGCTGCCTCCGCGCGTGCCAAAGCGGACCACTCGCCGTCGTTTACCCGGAAGGTACGTACTACGCAAATCTCACGGCCGATCGCGTGCCGGAGTTCGTGCAGAAGCACCTCGTCGACGGGACGCCGATCAAAGAATGGATTTTCGCGAGGAACCCACTGTCGGTCGAGGAATGA